Proteins from a single region of Acidianus ambivalens:
- a CDS encoding alpha-E domain-containing protein encodes MIKSLAYKVFWAGRYLERIENISRMSLLAIDKGGDLSSIPSYLGISEDVQKYLIKNFEILREDLRAIGNEKVMNALSSLEGAIYSSTSDLRGYFSSVLRSTLYLGEVIEDELKPVITTTLPRKQEEIKTQSV; translated from the coding sequence TTGATTAAAAGCCTTGCTTATAAAGTATTTTGGGCAGGAAGGTATTTAGAAAGAATTGAAAACATAAGTAGAATGTCATTATTAGCCATAGATAAAGGCGGAGATCTTTCCTCTATTCCTTCATACCTAGGAATAAGTGAGGATGTACAAAAATACTTAATCAAAAACTTTGAAATATTAAGGGAAGACTTAAGAGCTATTGGAAATGAAAAAGTAATGAATGCGTTATCATCACTAGAAGGAGCAATTTATTCCTCAACTTCAGACTTAAGGGGATATTTCTCGTCAGTTTTAAGATCAACACTTTACTTAGGTGAAGTAATTGAAGACGAACTAAAGCCAGTAATTACGACCACACTACCAAGAAAGCAAGAGGAAATAAAAACTCAGTCAGTCTGA
- a CDS encoding pirin family protein: MIRKVSGLIQGKYTYDGAGVKLYRVFGGTSTYHLTDPFLLLDFFGSSNVEDYINGFPWHPHRGIETVTYLLQGKVEHEDSEGNKGVIYPGEAQWMTAGSGIFHQEMPKPLDESDILHTPILTTENKGLQLWINLPANKKMTSPIYRDIRRIPKVKIDKGEVKVLSGEFMGVEGPVNAGIDVDPTYLDIKLEEEGEFRHGVHPKYTVLAFIIEGSIDFPVKVGEGNLLIFDDGDEIYIKSKGGARLILLSGKPLREEIAWYGPIVMNTEEQIIEALNDLRRGTFVKNKKVERITY, from the coding sequence ATGATAAGAAAAGTTTCTGGCTTAATACAAGGTAAATATACTTATGACGGTGCAGGAGTTAAATTATACAGGGTTTTTGGAGGTACGTCAACTTATCATCTGACAGATCCTTTTCTACTCTTGGATTTCTTCGGCTCATCAAACGTAGAAGATTACATTAACGGATTTCCTTGGCACCCTCATAGGGGAATAGAAACTGTAACTTACTTATTACAAGGTAAGGTAGAGCATGAAGACAGTGAAGGAAATAAAGGAGTTATTTACCCCGGAGAAGCACAGTGGATGACCGCAGGAAGCGGAATATTTCATCAAGAAATGCCAAAGCCTCTTGACGAGAGTGACATTTTGCACACTCCTATTTTAACTACTGAAAATAAAGGACTACAATTGTGGATAAATCTTCCGGCTAATAAGAAAATGACATCTCCTATATATAGAGATATAAGGAGAATTCCTAAGGTAAAAATAGATAAAGGCGAGGTTAAGGTCCTTTCAGGGGAATTCATGGGAGTCGAAGGCCCAGTAAATGCAGGGATTGATGTCGATCCTACTTACCTTGATATAAAACTTGAGGAGGAAGGAGAATTTCGTCATGGTGTTCATCCTAAATATACAGTATTAGCGTTTATAATAGAAGGTTCTATTGATTTCCCTGTAAAAGTAGGAGAAGGTAATTTGCTAATATTTGATGATGGGGATGAAATTTACATAAAATCTAAAGGTGGAGCTAGGCTAATTTTACTTTCCGGTAAACCTCTTAGAGAAGAAATAGCTTGGTATGGGCCTATAGTTATGAATACTGAGGAGCAAATTATTGAGGCATTAAACGATTTGAGGAGGGGAACATTTGTTAAAAATAAGAAAGTAGAAAGAATAACTTACTGA
- a CDS encoding 2-oxoacid:ferredoxin oxidoreductase subunit beta, with protein sequence MQVVEWNDWCPGCGNFGILNAEQQAISELGIDLKKVVLVSGIGCSGKLPHFVRIPISGVHTLHGRALPFAIGIKLANPELEVIVNAGDGDQLGIGVGHFVSAGRRNVDITVIVHDNGVYGLTKGQASPTLKKGVKTKSLPKPNINDDINPLTVALASGYTFVARGYAYDVKHLKELIKEAIKHKGLALIDVLQPCPTYNDINTKEWYDKRIYKLDWDPVVRNEEDKKKKFLQAMEKALEWGDRIPIGIFYKEERDTFEERISSASPSYKILPPAKVKIEKEGKPTTIIDEILKEKEV encoded by the coding sequence ATGCAGGTAGTTGAATGGAACGATTGGTGCCCAGGCTGTGGTAATTTCGGTATACTTAATGCTGAACAACAAGCAATAAGTGAGCTAGGGATAGACTTAAAGAAGGTAGTGCTTGTCTCTGGAATAGGTTGTTCAGGGAAGCTACCGCATTTCGTTAGGATACCCATTTCAGGAGTTCATACGCTTCACGGTAGAGCTTTACCATTTGCAATAGGAATAAAGTTAGCTAACCCAGAGCTTGAGGTAATAGTTAACGCTGGAGACGGAGACCAACTAGGCATTGGAGTAGGCCACTTTGTAAGTGCAGGAAGGAGAAACGTGGATATAACTGTGATTGTTCACGATAATGGAGTATATGGACTAACAAAGGGGCAGGCTTCACCAACGTTGAAGAAAGGTGTAAAAACTAAATCCTTGCCTAAGCCTAATATAAATGACGACATTAATCCTTTAACTGTTGCTCTCGCTTCCGGTTACACCTTCGTTGCAAGAGGTTATGCATACGACGTTAAGCATCTTAAGGAGTTAATAAAGGAAGCTATAAAGCATAAGGGATTAGCTTTAATAGATGTTCTCCAGCCTTGCCCAACTTATAATGATATAAATACTAAGGAATGGTATGATAAGAGAATTTACAAACTTGATTGGGACCCAGTAGTGAGAAACGAAGAGGATAAGAAGAAAAAGTTCTTGCAGGCAATGGAAAAGGCATTAGAATGGGGTGATAGGATACCTATAGGAATATTCTATAAGGAAGAAAGAGATACCTTCGAGGAGAGGATATCTTCTGCAAGTCCAAGCTATAAAATACTGCCTCCTGCTAAAGTTAAAATAGAGAAAGAAGGAAAGCCGACTACTATAATTGACGAGATATTGAAGGAAAAAGAAGTTTGA
- a CDS encoding AAA family ATPase gives MEILRREYNDVKNFSSWTLVYGRRKVGKSFLVRKYVNYNLYYVITRDLQAYFPADNSFRNLNEVFSLTIKTLRENKTVVIDEFQRMPEKYWDALSVEHPNGKLILVGSSFRIMQKLVDK, from the coding sequence ATGGAAATATTGCGAAGGGAATACAATGACGTAAAGAACTTCAGCTCTTGGACTTTAGTTTACGGTAGAAGAAAAGTTGGTAAATCCTTCCTAGTTAGAAAGTACGTAAATTATAATTTGTACTATGTAATAACTAGAGATTTACAAGCTTATTTTCCAGCAGACAACTCTTTTAGGAATCTTAATGAAGTTTTTTCCTTAACAATCAAAACTTTGAGGGAAAATAAAACAGTTGTTATAGACGAATTCCAAAGGATGCCCGAAAAATACTGGGATGCACTTAGTGTTGAGCATCCTAATGGAAAACTCATCCTTGTAGGCTCAAGCTTTAGGATAATGCAAAAGTTGGTAGATAAGTAA
- a CDS encoding 2-oxoacid:ferredoxin oxidoreductase subunit alpha translates to MKITWMIGGAQGTGVDTSANIFGNAIARAGYYIYGNREYYSNIKGRHSYFNLTICDEKARSISHKVDILASFDAETVFQHYQDVQKVIIYNKGVLNVEKDRIQSIEPETAERIPFKTVKEVIDYLESKGVTTIGIDYDEILKKVAEEMKLPLSVVDRARNTIAISASYDLLGLRKDYLYEALKRTFKQETFVKLNLSAADKVKLSPIFDLKELPQKKRRVQIDGNTAVAIGKIYAGIGFQSYYPITPASDESTFIEAHQEVLYVDPVTGDKRKRTIVVVQAEDELAAVNMASGAALTGVRAATATSGPGFSLMTEGIGWAGMNEVPIVITYYMRGGPSTGQPTRTSQADLLFAMHVSHGEFPRIVIASGDHVEALKDAIWAFNLAEKYQTPVIHLVEKALANAYSIVDLDELGGDIEIERSTLGNDNERFKFTDSGISPRLLLGESTVYYTGDEHNTFGHISEDPVNRVKMYEKRMRKLETADKEIPEEKRYNVYGDLDSKYAIVTWGSPKGAVLDAVEELDQKFAVIQLRMFNPFPKSVKKLLEDKDLIIDIEGNYEAQAAILLKQYGVEVTNYILKWNGRPMGRDEVKDGILSAIKGEKRVVLNAGS, encoded by the coding sequence ATGAAAATTACTTGGATGATTGGAGGAGCACAAGGAACCGGAGTTGACACCTCGGCAAACATTTTCGGTAATGCAATAGCAAGAGCCGGTTACTACATTTACGGTAATAGAGAGTATTATTCCAACATTAAGGGCAGACACTCATATTTTAACTTGACAATATGTGATGAAAAAGCTAGGAGTATTTCGCATAAGGTTGATATTTTGGCCTCTTTTGACGCGGAGACCGTCTTTCAACATTATCAAGACGTTCAGAAGGTGATTATTTATAATAAAGGAGTACTTAATGTAGAGAAAGATAGAATACAGAGCATTGAACCGGAAACTGCAGAGAGAATACCATTTAAGACAGTAAAGGAAGTAATAGACTATTTAGAGAGTAAAGGAGTAACTACTATAGGCATAGATTATGATGAAATACTGAAGAAAGTAGCAGAAGAAATGAAATTACCGCTTTCCGTTGTGGACAGAGCAAGGAATACTATTGCTATATCAGCGTCTTACGATCTTTTAGGTTTAAGGAAAGATTACTTATACGAGGCTTTAAAAAGGACTTTTAAACAAGAAACTTTCGTAAAGCTAAACCTTAGCGCAGCAGATAAAGTTAAATTATCACCCATTTTCGACTTGAAGGAATTACCTCAGAAGAAAAGGAGAGTTCAAATAGACGGTAATACTGCAGTTGCAATAGGCAAAATATATGCCGGTATCGGTTTCCAATCTTATTATCCAATTACTCCAGCAAGTGACGAAAGTACGTTTATAGAGGCACATCAGGAAGTCCTTTATGTAGACCCCGTAACTGGAGATAAGAGGAAAAGGACTATAGTTGTAGTTCAAGCTGAGGACGAGCTAGCTGCAGTAAACATGGCTTCCGGAGCAGCTTTGACGGGAGTGAGAGCCGCAACTGCTACTTCTGGTCCAGGATTTTCCTTAATGACAGAAGGAATAGGTTGGGCTGGTATGAACGAAGTTCCAATAGTAATAACTTATTACATGAGAGGTGGACCATCTACAGGCCAACCTACTAGGACTTCTCAAGCAGATTTACTTTTCGCAATGCACGTTAGTCACGGAGAATTTCCTAGGATAGTAATAGCTTCAGGAGACCATGTAGAGGCATTAAAGGACGCAATATGGGCTTTCAATTTAGCTGAAAAATACCAGACACCGGTAATCCATTTAGTTGAAAAAGCGTTAGCCAATGCATATTCCATTGTTGATCTAGACGAGTTAGGAGGCGATATAGAAATTGAGAGGAGTACATTAGGCAACGATAATGAGAGGTTTAAGTTCACAGATTCCGGAATTTCACCAAGGTTGCTTTTAGGCGAATCCACGGTATATTATACAGGGGACGAACATAATACTTTCGGTCACATCTCAGAAGATCCAGTGAATAGAGTAAAAATGTACGAGAAGAGAATGAGAAAGTTGGAGACTGCAGATAAAGAAATTCCAGAAGAAAAGAGGTACAACGTTTACGGAGATTTGGACTCAAAATATGCCATAGTAACTTGGGGCTCACCTAAGGGTGCAGTATTAGATGCCGTTGAGGAATTGGATCAAAAGTTTGCGGTAATTCAACTTAGGATGTTCAATCCATTCCCTAAGAGTGTAAAGAAATTGCTTGAAGACAAGGATCTCATTATAGATATAGAAGGAAATTACGAGGCTCAGGCAGCTATTTTACTTAAGCAGTACGGAGTAGAAGTTACGAACTATATTCTTAAATGGAACGGAAGACCAATGGGCAGAGACGAAGTAAAGGATGGAATTTTATCCGCAATTAAAGGAGAAAAGAGGGTGGTGTTAAATGCAGGTAGTTGA
- a CDS encoding winged helix-turn-helix domain-containing protein, with protein MKSLVKENGFKEYLRDLLMDLNRIIKDKTRKDILIYLKNKGKATYSEILRDMKLSTGKLNYHLKILEPLIEKEGEYYKLNEKGEQLVSIMLSIEGDKDETLYNKVLPQYLALLGVVLLILSASIHQGSQIFYVIYVMSIIALISSAFLGYVIEPRGFEKLMVILSLVVPFAFYLFTGYTIKLPIIIYTFQGFATIKIYFYALIPTLIYFFGILPRYVNENSEFITNIIWSVIIIIDAFTGFLPIPFIDLMSLLMGFSLYQKRNEMKNYFPLLALSIAVIILSLVIKKFYFIN; from the coding sequence ATGAAAAGTCTTGTCAAGGAAAATGGATTTAAGGAATACTTGAGAGATTTGCTTATGGATCTTAATAGGATTATTAAAGATAAGACCAGAAAAGATATCTTAATTTATCTAAAAAATAAAGGAAAAGCTACTTATTCAGAAATTCTTAGAGATATGAAACTATCTACAGGGAAATTAAATTATCATTTAAAAATTCTAGAACCTTTAATAGAAAAAGAAGGAGAGTATTATAAACTTAATGAAAAAGGTGAACAGCTTGTTAGTATAATGCTAAGTATTGAAGGAGATAAGGACGAAACTCTGTATAATAAGGTCTTGCCACAATATTTAGCATTATTAGGTGTAGTTCTATTAATACTTTCAGCATCTATACACCAAGGTTCTCAGATTTTCTACGTAATTTACGTTATGTCGATTATTGCATTAATTTCATCAGCATTTTTAGGTTACGTAATAGAGCCTAGAGGTTTCGAGAAATTAATGGTTATTTTGTCCTTGGTAGTACCGTTTGCATTTTATCTATTTACTGGGTATACGATTAAGTTACCCATTATAATATATACTTTCCAAGGATTCGCGACTATTAAAATCTACTTTTATGCGTTAATACCTACGCTAATATACTTTTTCGGTATTCTACCTAGGTATGTGAACGAAAACAGTGAGTTTATTACAAATATAATATGGTCAGTAATAATAATTATTGATGCATTTACAGGATTTCTTCCTATCCCATTTATAGATTTAATGTCATTGCTGATGGGCTTTAGTTTATATCAAAAAAGGAATGAAATGAAAAATTATTTTCCATTGCTAGCCTTAAGCATTGCAGTAATTATCCTTTCACTAGTCATTAAGAAATTTTATTTTATTAACTAA
- a CDS encoding AAA family ATPase: MVKFIFGRELTEEDEFFDREDYVNLFMEYIERRQPIALLAPRRMGKSSLLNYVKLKVKDKYVVAKISLEGITSIEEFTDELTEKLILEAVSSSLKMRFKTVASSLVSSLNQFLGSIKSLGIKLSNLEFYIDRYSLFKEERLKPSEILDHVLLLPQRTAEDLGKNVVLMIDEFQKIRVLKQPFPKILELARKRFQESKNVEVIVSGSELGLMEEMITQPKEPFYNYFKIEKLKPFDKETSIRFLNEGLRGKCKEYYEKIYEITEGIPAWLNLAGLIFERGECSIEAFLKDPNIEIELKKDLEGLTRNEIKVLKGLSEGKKLSEIKVSNVYRVVKSLINKGLVEKVDEKYKIIDPILSFYLRK; the protein is encoded by the coding sequence ATGGTGAAGTTCATATTTGGAAGAGAATTAACGGAAGAAGATGAATTCTTTGATAGAGAAGATTATGTCAACCTTTTTATGGAGTATATAGAAAGAAGACAGCCTATTGCCCTACTCGCTCCTAGAAGGATGGGTAAATCCTCGCTCTTAAATTACGTTAAACTAAAAGTGAAGGACAAATATGTAGTTGCTAAGATAAGCTTAGAAGGAATTACGTCGATAGAGGAATTTACCGATGAACTCACTGAAAAGTTAATCTTAGAGGCCGTGTCTAGTTCGTTAAAAATGAGGTTTAAAACAGTAGCGTCTTCTTTAGTTTCATCCCTAAATCAATTCTTAGGTTCAATCAAAAGTTTGGGAATAAAACTTTCAAACCTAGAGTTTTATATAGATCGTTATTCTCTATTTAAGGAGGAAAGACTAAAACCTAGCGAAATTCTGGATCATGTACTCCTCTTGCCGCAGAGAACTGCTGAAGACCTAGGGAAGAACGTAGTACTAATGATAGATGAGTTCCAAAAGATTAGAGTACTTAAACAGCCTTTCCCTAAAATCCTTGAACTGGCCAGGAAAAGGTTTCAGGAAAGTAAAAACGTTGAAGTAATAGTTTCTGGTTCAGAACTAGGCTTAATGGAAGAAATGATAACTCAGCCCAAAGAACCGTTTTATAATTATTTTAAAATAGAAAAATTAAAACCATTTGATAAGGAAACCTCTATTCGCTTCCTAAATGAAGGATTAAGAGGAAAATGCAAAGAATACTATGAGAAAATTTATGAAATAACTGAAGGAATTCCGGCTTGGTTAAACTTAGCAGGTTTAATTTTTGAAAGAGGTGAATGTAGTATTGAAGCCTTCCTTAAGGATCCTAATATAGAAATAGAATTGAAAAAGGACTTAGAAGGCCTTACGAGAAACGAAATTAAAGTGCTGAAGGGACTATCGGAGGGGAAAAAGTTGAGCGAGATAAAAGTATCTAACGTATATAGAGTTGTCAAATCGTTAATAAATAAGGGTCTTGTGGAGAAAGTTGATGAGAAATATAAGATAATAGACCCAATTTTATCGTTTTATCTGAGAAAATAA
- a CDS encoding circularly permuted type 2 ATP-grasp protein gives MIKIKRTNKTSFLEYEEEHYKTLLSDLERIPDFFKYVQLINELAYREGFTFYTGNYYRSIKIDPIPRILKKEEFWKISEGLKSRAEAINKFLYSYYHGDKVVVPEDLIETSPYFRPEMMGFDPPKEIYVYIFGEDLVKVKGIPYILEDNVRIPSGMSYAIKAHELTEKVLGDKFSVKGNEGDGLEKLKKTLTSASDTRDPVIAILTDGTLNSAYFEHKFYSDKLNLLLVEPSDINIREGEVTVSTLEGEVHVDVIYRRIEDLDFLTPGLMNAYLRGWVNIVNAPGTGIADDKITFCFMPQIMEELGIKEGVRQPFSFPIGTTKEDIEEKIKNMVIKRREGYGGSGTFVLHDMSEEEKKKVLNEVRKSPEEFMAQELLDFDTVISAIGDSFYQAYADLRFFVFVNDSSTSILSRVAPVGSRVTNNSSGGLVKPLWIV, from the coding sequence ATGATAAAGATTAAACGAACAAATAAGACAAGCTTTCTTGAATACGAAGAGGAGCATTACAAGACTTTACTTTCAGATTTAGAGAGAATTCCAGACTTCTTTAAGTATGTACAATTAATAAATGAGTTAGCATATAGAGAGGGATTTACTTTCTATACTGGAAATTATTATAGATCAATAAAAATTGATCCTATACCTAGAATTTTGAAGAAAGAGGAATTCTGGAAAATTTCTGAAGGTTTAAAAAGTAGGGCAGAGGCAATAAATAAATTCCTTTATTCTTACTATCATGGAGATAAGGTAGTTGTCCCAGAAGATCTGATAGAAACATCACCTTATTTTAGGCCAGAAATGATGGGATTTGATCCTCCTAAAGAAATATACGTTTACATATTTGGAGAGGATTTAGTTAAAGTGAAGGGAATTCCTTATATCCTAGAGGATAACGTTAGAATACCTTCAGGAATGAGTTATGCAATAAAGGCTCATGAACTTACAGAAAAGGTTCTTGGAGATAAATTTTCAGTTAAAGGAAATGAAGGCGACGGATTAGAAAAATTAAAGAAAACTTTAACCTCTGCTTCTGATACTAGGGACCCGGTAATTGCAATATTAACTGACGGTACATTGAATTCCGCATACTTTGAGCATAAGTTCTACTCCGATAAACTCAACCTTCTTCTTGTTGAGCCGTCAGATATTAACATAAGGGAGGGAGAAGTTACAGTCTCTACCCTTGAAGGAGAAGTCCACGTCGACGTTATTTATAGGAGAATAGAGGATTTGGACTTTTTAACTCCAGGTTTGATGAATGCTTACCTAAGGGGTTGGGTTAATATAGTTAATGCTCCTGGGACAGGAATAGCAGACGATAAAATAACCTTTTGCTTTATGCCACAAATAATGGAGGAGTTAGGAATAAAAGAAGGAGTTAGGCAACCGTTCTCATTCCCTATAGGTACAACAAAAGAAGACATAGAGGAGAAGATAAAGAATATGGTAATAAAAAGGAGAGAAGGCTACGGTGGGTCAGGAACTTTTGTTTTACATGATATGAGCGAAGAGGAGAAGAAGAAAGTGCTCAATGAAGTGAGGAAATCTCCTGAGGAATTCATGGCTCAAGAACTTCTTGATTTCGATACAGTAATATCTGCAATAGGCGATTCGTTTTATCAAGCTTATGCTGATTTGAGGTTCTTCGTTTTTGTTAATGACTCATCGACTTCAATCTTAAGTAGGGTAGCCCCAGTTGGCAGTAGAGTTACTAATAATTCCTCTGGAGGTTTGGTGAAGCCTCTATGGATAGTTTAA
- a CDS encoding CBS domain-containing protein, with the protein MKVGEAMSKIVVTVRSEDSGKEVIEALSSTPSGRLIVMSGDEPVGIISSRDVVKAYSKMEDNVFEARADEIATKGVITVDENEEIGNAVRIMASKKIGSLVITSGKVLRGIFTERDVIRLLSKMTFSGLVESIMSTDVITIPSNVDLLFASKLMEYEGVRRLPVVRGKEIEGIITAADIVKALAKGLHMVNEIETRNPIGVKSDDPIMKAVRIMNEKRIGSLLVDGIKGIVTERDVLYASLNEIR; encoded by the coding sequence ATGAAAGTAGGAGAAGCAATGAGTAAAATAGTCGTAACGGTGAGGTCTGAGGACAGTGGAAAGGAAGTTATTGAAGCCCTTTCGTCAACGCCATCCGGAAGACTAATAGTAATGAGCGGAGATGAACCGGTGGGCATAATATCCTCCAGAGACGTAGTTAAGGCATATTCAAAAATGGAGGATAACGTTTTTGAGGCAAGGGCCGACGAAATTGCCACAAAAGGAGTAATTACTGTTGACGAAAATGAGGAAATAGGAAATGCTGTAAGGATCATGGCAAGTAAAAAGATAGGCAGTTTGGTAATAACCTCTGGTAAGGTATTGAGAGGAATCTTTACGGAAAGGGACGTTATAAGACTACTATCAAAGATGACATTCTCCGGATTAGTAGAATCAATAATGAGCACTGACGTCATAACAATTCCTTCAAACGTGGACTTGCTTTTTGCATCCAAACTTATGGAATACGAAGGCGTTAGGAGGTTACCAGTAGTGAGAGGAAAAGAAATTGAAGGAATAATCACTGCTGCAGATATAGTTAAAGCGTTAGCGAAAGGTCTTCATATGGTAAACGAAATTGAGACAAGAAACCCAATAGGAGTTAAAAGTGACGACCCTATAATGAAGGCAGTGAGAATAATGAACGAGAAAAGAATAGGTTCGCTTTTAGTTGACGGAATTAAGGGGATCGTGACTGAAAGGGATGTTCTCTACGCATCATTAAACGAAATACGTTAA
- a CDS encoding transglutaminase family protein — protein MDSLKFHVLYEAKYEYEDVVTSNDNTLKIVPYDGDNQELLEENVDTEPKGYKTRYKDMFGNIVYRIKVIEPHYSLVIRSESSVNVKLKEMEDCMLPCQIEDGVFLNSSRLIDVEYFKPIAKELLKSSKSLDDLVKNTVEFVRSRLRYKEGVTNVDTTAKESFELGMGVCQDFAQVTIGILRASGIPARYVMGLVNDNPISTHAWVEFKSPSGWIPVDPTRRRFYNIAYVKFAIGRDYYDTPPILGTFVSKGKGWLKKLTVMVKKID, from the coding sequence ATGGATAGTTTAAAGTTTCACGTACTTTATGAAGCTAAGTATGAGTACGAGGACGTTGTAACCAGTAATGATAACACACTAAAGATTGTGCCTTACGATGGCGATAACCAAGAATTGTTGGAAGAGAACGTTGACACTGAACCTAAAGGATACAAGACAAGATACAAGGACATGTTCGGCAATATAGTGTACAGGATTAAGGTAATAGAACCTCATTATTCCTTAGTAATTAGAAGTGAAAGTTCTGTAAATGTCAAGTTGAAGGAAATGGAGGATTGTATGCTACCTTGTCAGATTGAGGACGGGGTATTCCTAAATTCTAGTAGGTTAATAGATGTTGAGTATTTTAAACCAATAGCTAAAGAGTTGTTAAAATCCTCCAAAAGCTTAGACGACCTTGTTAAAAATACCGTAGAATTCGTAAGGAGTAGATTAAGATATAAGGAAGGAGTAACTAACGTTGATACAACTGCAAAGGAAAGCTTTGAACTAGGCATGGGAGTTTGTCAGGATTTTGCTCAAGTTACTATAGGGATACTTAGGGCCTCCGGAATACCTGCTAGATATGTAATGGGCTTAGTTAACGATAACCCTATAAGTACTCACGCTTGGGTAGAGTTTAAATCGCCTTCAGGATGGATTCCTGTGGATCCTACTAGGAGAAGGTTCTATAATATTGCCTACGTTAAGTTCGCAATAGGCAGGGATTATTATGACACACCTCCAATTCTAGGCACTTTTGTAAGTAAAGGAAAAGGTTGGCTTAAAAAACTCACAGTTATGGTGAAAAAAATTGATTAA
- a CDS encoding RNA-guided endonuclease TnpB family protein — protein MARRGNKAIRATVSMKIALSDSLLALVNNYVKALRFTLFWLKENVPNPDEKGVLSKVHEELYTRLREEYNLPSKVAEDCYRDALSIYKGWYNNPKKGRFPRVYKPTVWLTPKASYSVNFERMTVRIASVGELQILGYSRNLKEYMGWRMKEARLVVKDGKAFLKVVFEKEEEKVEPKESVAVDINMSEIVVGKDDIHYVRIPTRLEEVHHWKSLAENLQKKYPRRWRENKRILYRVRSFHQKAKRVMEDFARKVGKWVAEIARDFGANVIKLESLKNLIKNVDRLPKEFHDKLYLMQYRRIQYWIEWQARKRGMIVEFVNPSYSSVSCPKCGQKMVEVSHRWFRCSCGYENDRYVIAVVNLNGRGSLSLSTAPQMRDVRANR, from the coding sequence ATGGCTAGGAGGGGAAATAAAGCGATCAGAGCAACTGTTTCGATGAAGATCGCTCTATCTGATTCCCTCCTAGCCCTCGTGAATAACTACGTTAAGGCACTCCGTTTCACCCTATTCTGGCTGAAGGAAAATGTCCCGAACCCAGACGAGAAGGGAGTGCTTTCGAAAGTCCACGAGGAGTTGTACACGAGGTTAAGGGAGGAGTATAATCTACCATCAAAGGTTGCTGAGGATTGCTATAGGGATGCCCTTTCAATATACAAGGGATGGTATAATAATCCTAAAAAGGGTAGGTTTCCAAGAGTGTACAAACCCACTGTTTGGCTAACACCAAAGGCAAGTTATAGCGTGAACTTCGAGAGAATGACTGTTAGGATTGCAAGTGTTGGAGAACTTCAAATTCTGGGTTATTCTAGAAACCTCAAGGAGTACATGGGTTGGAGGATGAAGGAGGCTAGGTTAGTGGTTAAGGATGGAAAGGCTTTCCTCAAGGTCGTTTTTGAGAAAGAAGAAGAGAAGGTTGAGCCAAAGGAAAGTGTTGCCGTTGATATAAACATGAGTGAGATAGTAGTTGGGAAGGATGATATACACTACGTTAGGATTCCAACTCGTCTCGAAGAGGTTCATCACTGGAAGTCATTAGCCGAAAACCTGCAAAAGAAATACCCTAGAAGGTGGAGGGAGAATAAGAGGATCTTGTATAGAGTCCGTTCTTTCCATCAAAAGGCTAAGAGGGTTATGGAGGATTTCGCTAGGAAAGTGGGGAAGTGGGTTGCTGAAATTGCTAGAGATTTTGGTGCTAATGTTATTAAGTTGGAGAGTCTTAAGAACCTCATCAAAAACGTAGATAGATTGCCGAAGGAGTTTCACGACAAACTGTATCTTATGCAGTATCGTCGTATTCAATATTGGATTGAGTGGCAAGCTAGGAAGCGTGGGATGATTGTTGAGTTTGTTAATCCCAGTTATTCTTCAGTCTCATGCCCTAAGTGTGGGCAAAAGATGGTTGAGGTTTCCCATCGTTGGTTTAGGTGTTCATGTGGTTATGAGAATGATCGCTACGTTATTGCAGTAGTTAATCTTAATGGGAGGGGTTCTCTGAGCCTCTCGACTGCCCCTCAAATGAGGGATGTAAGAGCGAATCGATGA